AACAATTACAAGAGCCACTCAGTTTGAATGAACATGGTGGTGATGCTTATTGTCTTGTAATGGggtgccttttctttttttggggggagggggggttctcAAGACATGTACATTTAAAGTACAGATATGGCCCACCATTTATTTTATGTGGTCTGTGAAAGGAAATCAAATGCATTTAACTTCACACTTCTTGCTCGCTTTTGACAACGTTGAGAGattacaagcattttttttttgttaacaaacCACTTGGGAGGgcggtccagcggttagcacgtcggcttcacagtgcagaggtacggggttcgattccagctccggcctccctgtgtggagtttgcatgttctccccgggcctgcgtgggttttctccgggtgttccggtttcctcccacattccaaaaaaaacatgcgtggcaggctgattgaacactctaaattgtccctaggtgtgagtgtgagtgtaagcgtggatggttgttcgtctgtgattgtgccctgtgattggctggcaaccgattcagggtgtcccccgcctactgcccggagacagctgggataggctccagcaccccccgcgaccctagtgaggatcaagcggttcggaagatgaaaccACTTGGGAAATAAATTGAACGGTAGGTGAACAAACTGTTTTCCATGGTGTGGATTTCAAAGCAATTGTTATTAAGTGGATGACGTGATTACTTTTTGAATGAGTTCACAATTGTAATGGCCGCCAAAGGGGAAACCATAATACAATAGTGCCtgaaacaaaaaatgagtttgtcacCAACTGATTTTAAAGAACAGCTAACATCTAAACCAggagtgcccattaggtagatcctgatctaccggtagatctaagacaggtcccaagtagatccgaggagtgtcgagaagaaaaaaaacaaacaatcatttgtgtgtctttgtacatgttagtaatatattatttgtgttaatatacactgcacactaatcatcttatcagtctcattttcacaaaaagaaaatatttaaaaaataaaataaagcaggtaaatcttaaatttgtgtgtgtgtgtgtgtgtgtgtgtgcgcgcgccgttaagggtagatcccgtgaggttagttgatcgaaaagtagatcttcgatccaaacagtttgggcacccctgatctaaacgtTAAATCAGCCAAGTCACCCACccattttacattaaaaaaatctcatgccacaaccatccattttcaacactttcacTTATGCAGAACACGGCCGCATcaagtgctggagcctagcctagctgacttcgggcgaaactacaccctgaactggtctctCATAGCactccaccaaacaaaaatgtaaatgaactaAAAGCAACCCTCTGTTCGGTTTGGGAAAAGGCCAAAAGTGAGATTCACCTTTCAACAAAGTGAACAAGAGGTGCTAAGGCCCAGACTCAGAACACTCACATACGTCAGGAAAAATAACTGAAACTGCCTCACTTCAACACTCATCCCCCTTCCTCACATTAAAGTAAGGCAAGATTTCCACCACAGCGCTTTGGGGAGAAAAGAGGGAATAATCTGAGAACAAATACATTCAGCGCTGTGATTTTTATGTGGGAACAGGTGTTGCCGTGTGACATGCCATTAATCAAACAGGATTTAACAATGCATTCCCAACTCTGGTGGTTGTGGCCCTTTGACCTGACTGACAGTTTGACAGCGGGGATTTGAACCTGTGCAAAGGCAAAGCTGGTGCACACTAATGAGCTGAGGGCTAACTTGTTAAGACCACACGGTGTACAGTGATGACGACCGCATGGCATAAACACAGAGCTCAGATAAACGGAAACAGCAATGTGATATCATTTGTAGTGCAACTGGAATGACGAAAATATAATTTGACAGATGTATGTCACGTGTAGTTTGTGAAAATTAATGGATAAGTAAAAGTAaggtgaaaaaatgttttttgtttatgaaatttaaaaattatGGTTTTCAAACACAAAAGCTAAGTGAAACTACGCCTTAGGTTGATAAAACTAACCAAAAATATTCTTTGTTTTCATCCTCGTCAATTAATATACGGTAATGaggttttaattttaatttatttcaatattgCTGTCCGGATGCACAGAAGAAGGGAGGTCAGACAGTTGTCGGAGAATTGTAATTTCCTTTACTTTATTCCACaatattttgtgacttttgtttTACCTTGCCCTCCAAAAAtactttatatttaaaaaaataataaaaataatactaaaactcattttaaaaattatttaaaacacagcatattcatacaaaaaaataaaaatggattggACTGAACTTTAGAAAATAAGAATCAAAactaaatacaatttttaaaaaatttaaactaTAATAACCTTGATATGAAcacgtacaaaaaaaattatatggtCCTCAACTAAATAAGGAATTATGTCACTGAATAGAGAGCTAAATGAAACAATGtcataaataattattttaaataaatattaagtTGAGAATGCGTCTTAAAATGTGCAAAAgctgaaaattattatttgctTTAATCCACCCGAGGCAGGAACTTCATTCACTTATGGTTTGGGACAGCTCCACATAAACACGGCACTCGTGTGCCTTCCATAAGAAAATAAGTGGGCAGAATGTATATGTCCAGAGTTTCTAGACGGGAGTACACCAACACAGAGCCTCCTGTATGCAgacaaaatgaataaagcagAGAAATATTCATAACAGCACGAGTCGGGCCGTGAAGATAAGAAAGCCGTTTCCGGGATGAGCTGGAATGCAGGGCTGCGACGGCAGGGGATAATATCTAGGGCGGATTGAAGTTTGGGGCACGTATGCGACAGCCTGCAGTTAATTACGCCCCAAGCTGAGAAGTGATAAGAAGTGTGTGGTTGTGTTTAATGGCGGGGAGGGGATTGTAGGTGTAATGTACAAGTATCCTCACGCTTTGCCAATTTTCACCCGATGGCTGGCAGCTGGCGGCCTAAAGAGATGTTTATGCACCGCAGCCACGGATGCATTTTCCAGCACAGATGGCTGTGATTGCTTTTTGGAGGACCGCATTTGAGTCGAACCCGACAAGTATTACAATGAAATATGTTGTGCGTTATATTTCCATACGCAGacatcatttttaatttcatgtgtcaaggattttgttttcccttgaatgataaaaactttcatttaaaaactgcattttgtgtttACTTGTCTTATCTTTGACTAATATTTCAATTTGTTAGATGATCTGAAACATTTAATTGGACTGTACGTGTGTTTGATGGCAACTCACTGCATTCTGAAGGCGTTGGACAGGTTATATGTACCTGGCAATACATGGAAGCTGATCGGAGTGGAAGCTGCACAGCCAAGACTCACTTTGTGGAATGAATACAACGGTTGGAAAGAAATGATCGCCTCTTCATGTGTAAACTGTAAATGGAGGTCCGTTCTTCTGATAGTCTTTGGGTCGGCAGAGAAGGCCTGAACTGCAAGCAAATGGGTGATAcatttatttaagataagaagataagGAAAGCTTTATTTGTCTCCCAAAGGAGAAATTCGTAATCAACAGAagcaaaatttggagggaagtatttgcacacacaaaaaaaaatctgtttataTGTCTTGATACGAGTTGGAatgtttgaagaagaaaaagttaACAGTTGTGGGGAAACGCTAATACCGTATCAACACAATAGGTATTCCTCAATTCTTATGAATCAAGGTTTCCTGAACGGTGGCTAAGTCAAAAAGTAGCACATCGCTAAACAACAGTGATAtgaaagtctaaaaaaaaaacaaaaaacaaaaaacactccaTTTCACATCGTCATCCAGCTGACAGGAAAGAGACAAGTGGTTCCAGGTAAAGCCACGCTTGCGTCACTCTCGTCAGACCCGTTTGGGTTTCTTGTCAGTCTGGGAAGCTTTGCACCTGCGCCCCGGCCAAATAAATTACACCGTGGCACTGACTCGGTGAGGACGACTCTTGTAGGCCATCGGGGCTCGCACGCTCACATCCCCACTTGTGCTgagtttcatcatcatcatctcatgAGTTTATTTCATTACAGGCAAACATGGAGATCATGTGGAACTAGAAGGGGGCGCTTCTTGTACCAATATTATCCCAAATATGTGAAGGATGAGCTTGATTTAgagcttgcgtgtgtgtgcgcctgcagCACTCATTTGCATAACGTTTCTGCGAGAGAGCGTCCACTGAACCGCATGCTAAGTCTTTGTGATCAACCCCGTGTTCAGCTCAGATAAACTTAATCTTAATGTGACAAAACGGTGCATGAAGGGGATTGCTGGTCACTCTACGGGGTGAGAAAATCCACCATTTTGCTCTTAGATAGATGGTTAGATTAGTTAATAGCGGTTCTGttgtactggttgccagccaatcgcagggcacagagagaggaacaaccatccacgctcccactcacaccgaggcacaatttcgagtgtttaaagcctgccaagcatgtttttggaatgtgggaggaaactggaatgcctagagaaaacccacgcacaggtagaacatgcaaactccacacaggaaggccggagccggaatcgaacccacgacctctgcgctATGAAGTTGACaagctaaccactcgactatcAGGCCGTCGCGCAAAAAAATTTGCAATGTTAAtactacatctttttttttcctgatggttaagcacatttttttccaaattactgTATTGGCTATTTTTGCGGAACTCTTTGCACAAATACGAAAACCTTTtgccaaaatgacaaaacactGCAGTTCTCTTGCAAAAGTAAATAACTCAcaaactcttttaaaaaaatatctttttgtaCTTAATGGAACTTTTGTTTACATCGTCATAGTCCCAAGACTGACCTGTAAGCGGCAACAAATTACCACAGGCTACtacaaaaaatgtatacaaagaAATAGAAGAAGCTAGCCTAATAGTTAGCTTACCTGGTCACTACACTGGGGGTGCAAACACTTCTCTGTGTATTGTGCCAGAGGGCGCTTGCTTATTGCCGATTGCTCCATTTTGCGTCACAATCAGAAGTTCAGCTGAATTTGTGTTGACGACACACAGAAGGATTTGTGAGCGGAAACCTTGAACAGCATTTAAATTTTCGATTGTCTGTCCCTAACCATTTTTACGCAAGTCACAATGAACACACAATACACCATAGTGTAATCTCTCAGGATAGTCTTTAGATATTGTGCCTTTGCTGACCAGAAGACAGGAAAAATATGCAAACTAGGCCTGATTATCGGTACGTGCGGATCTGACTTAACAATCTCAGGCTGTTTCTCTGTTAATAATTTGTACCTCACTTGAGATAACACCTGATAACGTTTTTGGCTCTTCTGGTGGTGagcaaatttcagtttttaaagCGAACTTGATTTCCATCTGCTGAGGCAGCAGGTCACAGTGGCGGCATCTTTTCCCTCTTCAACACGCCTTctcacaacacccccccccttcatcacgcacacacatcagAGACAGCCCGCCTACCTTAGAGTGTCATTAGGTCACATACAGAGTGGAAACACTATTTCGAGTATTAGTCTCCAAGAACGATCATGTagttcataggtgtcaaactgggGTCCtgtagggccgctgtcctgcatgtattccaagtctccctgttgcaacacacctgattcaaatgaacaagttcaatgtcaggcttgcgcagaggttgctgatgatctgatcatttgaatcaggtgtgttgcaaaagggataattggaaaacatgcaggacagcggccctccaggacctatGTAAAATGTAGTTGAACAATAGTGCTGGGAAAAATATTGTTCAAGGAACACCAaagccgtatttttttttctttgtcctggGTAAAAATGTATGAAAGCGCTCACACAACAGATCAATATCAAATCAGATGCGTAAGCTCGCAGTTGCAACCAAAATCAATTGTGCTAAGCTGCTTGACGCATTCACCGGGAGAggcaaactaaaaataaaaataatggtgtCCGCTTTCTCATAGCTGTCAAAGTAAGAGCATCACAAGCCTTTTGTCATTTGCCAGATAGCATTGTGTTGACATTTCTCCCTGATTGAAATAATGATGCTAATTATTACGATGGATGTCTGCCTGCTGCTTTTGACACAATCATACTCAACTCAAGACAAGAGCAACGTGATTTGCATCATTCTGATATGCCTATAACTGAAATTCACACAATTATTCACTTGGactatttgatttgtttttctttttttatgtaagATATGCCACAAGTAATGGGCAATTTTCCAGCCCTACATGCAAGCGCTTTGGCCAAATGGCATGCGCTTTCTACACTAACAACCATGTAATTTGGGCATCAGCTCTGACAGTGGGAATCATTGTGCAGTTGCATACAACAGGAAAGGGAAAGGTGGCTCTTTATGTTACTGGGGCTCGGGAACCTTTTCCTCCAAAGGCTATCATGAACACATATTgtatagaccagtggttcttaaccagggctcaatcgaaccccaggggttcggtgaatcggtctcagggattCAATGGAGCCACTGCCATGGAGATACagacacacccaactcaacattagttatgacatgcctgCTTGGTCATCACTgggtgcagatgatcacattacattgcttgttcaatcagtgctgcgggaaatttaggtTGCTGGTGTGACTGTCGTGTTAGTACGtcgtataatttttttaaactacactAAGGCCATGTAATTGTACttactttttatatttttaataaatgtgtttttttaatgtcttgaatttgtaaaatatatatatatatatatatattagtttttttttcatctatgaAGGCTTTggcggccctgtagtccagtggttagcaggtcaacttcaattccagctctggcctccctgtgtggagtttgcatgttctccatccaggcctgcgtgggcttttccaaaaacatgcatggcaggtttatggaacattctaaattgtccctaggtgtgagtgtgagcgtggatggttgttcgtctctgtgtgtcctgtgattggcaaccggttcagggtgtccccctcttTGCCctaagaccgctgggataggctccatcactctctgcgacccttgtgaggataaagcggttcagaaaatggatggatggagaccgATAGATATATAAAGTTATACaatcgatcgatcgatagatagatagatagatagatagatagatagatagatagatagatagatagatagatagatagatagatagatagatagatagatagatagatagatagatagatagatagatagatagatagatagatagatagatagatagatagatagatagatagatagatagatagatagatagatagatagatagatagatagatagatagatagatagatagatagatagatagatagatagatagatagatagatagatagatagatagatagatagatggatagatagatagatagatagatgtgacAAACATTGGTAAATAGCACAGCTACCTTATCTTTATATGTGAATgcaaaaaattgtccctaggtgtgagtgtgggcgtggatggttgttcgtctctgtgtgccctgcgattggctggcaaccgattcagggtgtaccccgcctactgcccggtgacagctgggataggctccagcacccccccgcgaccctagtgaggatcaagcggttaggaagatgaatgaatgaatgaatgaatgttttttcttcttcttctacccacaatcttgctgctgtagactgtaaatttccccattgtgggacaaattaaagatatcttatcttatcttatatacaggtatgtatacacacacacatgcacacacacactagagcAAAGGGTATGATATTGTAgagatacagtactgtacatgcttTTTAGTGAGCGTAGAATAGCAAGAATGTTTTCTGAgtccaaaaaaagcaacaaaatttGGAGGCATGCGGTTCTGTACACAACTACAAAATTGGTTTTCAAGTTAAAGAAAATTGGAGATCCCAAACTGGAAATGCTTTTCTGTGAAAAGCCACAATAAGCTATCATAAAGTCACAATTTTAATAACGGCAGAATCAATTGATAGAGAAGATAACATGAAGACTAGGCCGTCACTATTTTTGCTAATCCCACTAATTGTTCGTGTATGTGTAAATGCGGTTGCCTCCCTCTTCATTTATTAATAACGAGGAGCTGAGACGCGGTGCGCGCGCATTCACCTCACGTGCGTGTGACATCACGTGaccaaagataaaaaaataaaagagacacCCACGCACTCCCCACCCGCTGCCTGCTTTTACTCTTACCGACCGTCCTCATCTTCGTCAACATGCGATAAAACAGCAGGCAAGTGATCACAAAACACTTTCTAACACGGCAAGTCCCTTTTGAATTGACTTATTTTGGGGGCTGTCAACAAAAATGGACAAGCGCCAGGTCAAGGTATGTTCATGCATGTTATTGTTTCTATTACCATTTGCAGTTTGATCCGTGTTTTAATTCATTATTAAAGTGATAAGTACCTTTTTTAAagtcattaaacatttttttaaatttggttaaATTGCAGCAGCGTTTATTAAGTGATGATTACAAATGTGGCATATTAACAAGGTGCCATAGGAACTAATAAGTATGTGCCAGAAGAAAAACTCTTTAAAGTTAGCTTTAACTCAGGAGTTGGTTATTTTACCTAATTATGAGATGAGTAGGggaagaaatgaaaagaaagaatgTTGCTGATACCTAAGAAGTGcactattgcattttttttgtcaattgatCCCAAATTACTAGAGAATGTTCCATTCCCCTTGTAAGTTTCATGCATAATTAAAAGCCAATGCTGTATAGCACCTAGCCAATATTTTTTATGCAAAACATGTCTGCTACTAATTGAAATAATCCAGACTCTAAATGACTGCGTGGACATTTTGACACTTCATTATACTGATGATTATTGAATTCGAAAACCAAAGACTGAATGACCGGCTTTTAATTGATAAGCAAGCCTTGACTGCCCTACATACTTAATGCAGTGGTTTCCCCCGAGGCCACGCAACCTTGCCATCAACTGTTCACTTTCTCACTATTGTCTGCCCGGCTGtcagcttgctgatgaactgATTCACGCCAGCAAAGatacaatgacatcatcatgcattttttaagaCTTAAACATATTGCGCCGTCTGCCACATTTGTATTTATGAGGACACAGTCACAACTACTTCATTATAGGGACATGCTCTTAATTAATGGgtcaaacacaaaaaatgtagCAAATAATTTGGCACTGTTCAGAGTTATCCATTGAACAATATGTTCATGACTATGGCTATAGTTTGCAATGgggtaccactgcactgcatTCACGAGAGCTATTCCAAATTTTTTTGACACTTTTACAATCAGTAATATAAAGCACACCTTTGTAcaaacaaactgcaactgcACTCTCAACTTTGACTAATTGGAAAGAGCGCCGACATTTCAATTATGCCCAAACTAAATTGTGATGGAAATATTCTTGATGCAGgtaaatgcatcaaaatgaacACTAGCGCCACTTGAGTGAATATGAGAAGTAGCTTGTGATGACATATTTCTTGTACCTCTGCTGAAGAAATTGCAAAGTGAGGTAGGCTTGCAAAGTGAGGTCCTTCTCAGGGACCGTAGTTGGGGTGTTTCAAAATGCGCACGCTTCGAACTTAAGTCGTTGCATTCAATTAGTTTACCTCTAGATGACGCCCAAATTCTCCACACTGTAGCTTTACATTTTCCCCTTAAtaattttcaattcatttgtaCAACTTTTCGGTCACATTAGTGGTGGAAAAGGGGCATTTGCACCGTAGTGGGAGGTAACACGGCTAACCTTTTTTGCCGTCCAataattccctttaaattcagcacaCGAGGTCTATATGATGTAGGGATTCACTAGAGTCCGTTTATGAGATTGGTGCACACAAAGTACATTTAGAAGGAACTCCAAGAAGTTGGCTGCTATGGAGTGGACACATGGGAGATTTTGtattgaaaaacaatgacattcaCCACACATACCGTATACACATGTGGGGCACAGGCTCTGTCTGCCTGTGCCTGGACCAAATCCACCAAAGTCACATTACTCTGCCATTGCCAAAACTTAGACCTGATTTTCGGTGGACTAAATTCgagtctactttctgtcaccaaatcgTCTGGTGCGCTGGAGTTCCTGGGGGCGTGGAACAGAAAATGCCCTTGGCTCACCACAACCCTAGGCGCAACCCAGTCTGCCAAATtctcaaacacacaaaatgtcacTTGCCCCAGAGCAAAATGAAAACGGTCCAGTTTTTATGTTGAGAGCATGTGCGCCTGTCTATAAAAATAGGACCTATGGAAAATTACAATGTCTCATAAACAGTGCTGCTATATTTTAACGCGGGCCATGATGGCGGTACATGGAAAGTTACAAGCCTGCTGTAATGCATTATTGTACGAGAAAAATAACCATCTATATTCTGTTTTTAGACTTTCTGCACACCATCCCACTGAACCTCTCTAGCAGCCATGAAGCTGCATGGACTGTCTGGGGCCACAATGAGTGCGCTGACCACAATCGTGCCATACCTGGGCTCCAACGACGCCATCTATGACGACGGTCCCGCCAAGCCTGGATTCCACTCAGAAAAAATGCACTCTGCATCCATTAGTGTCACAAACAAGGTCATTTACAGCACAGATGCGACCATTTTCCCCACTAACATGTCAGACATTCTGTTGAGTAATGACACTGATGGGATGGCGGCGCAGTGCGGGGAGAACTTTGTGGACAACTTGGAGTGCTTTATGATCCTGACTCCTGGCCAGCAACTGGCCATCGCTATCTTGGCCCTCACTTTGGGTTTGTTTACAGTGCTGGAGAACCTGATGGTGCTGTGCGTCATTCTACATTCGCAGATGCTACGATCCCGACCGTCCTACCACTTCATAGGAAGCTTGGCTGTGGCGGACCTCATCGGCAGCATCATTTTCGTCTATAGTTTCTTGGACTTCCATGTCCTGCACAGGAAGGACAGCCCCGAGGTTTTCCTCTTCAAGCTGGCCGGCGTCATTGCCTCTTTCACCGCCTCTGTGGGCAGCCTCTTCCTCACCGCCATCGACCGCTACATCTCCATCCACAGGCCCATGGCGTACAAGCGCATCGTGACCAAGACCAAAGCAGTAGCGGCCTTCAGTCTCATGTGGGGCGTGTCCATAGTGTTTGCGCTGCTGCCCCTGCTGGGCTGGAACTGCAAGCGCCTCAACTCGGTCTGTTCAAACATTTTCCCCCTCATCGACCGGAAGTATCTGATGTTCTGGATCGGAATGACCAGCGTCCTGCTGCTCTTCATCATCTACGCCTACATGTTCATCTTGTGGAAGTCGCACCACCATGCTGTGCGCATGCTAAGCCGCACATCCCAGAGGAGCATCGTTGTCTACACAGCGGAGGGCACCAAGGTTCAGACGGCGAGGCCCGAGCAGGCCCGCATGGACCTCCGCCTGGCCAAGACCCTCGTGCTCATCTTGGTGGCCCTCATCCTCTGCTGGGGGCCGCTCTTAGCCATCATGGTTTACGATCTCTTGGGAAAAGTGGATGACTTCATCAAGACCGTATTCGCTTTCTGCAGCATGCTGTGCCTGTTCAACTCTACCGTCAACCCCATCATCTACGCCATGAGGAGCAAAGACCTGCGCAGAGCTTTCGGCAACATCTACCGCCTGTGCCGGGGAAGCGAGCAACCTCTGGATAACAGCGGGGAGAGCGATTGGAACAGCAGGAGCGTCAGGACCAAAGATAGCGGAGGCAGTGGGGCGAACAGCCGAGTGAAAGTGGCCCAAGTTTCTATTTCTGGAGTGACGGATACAACTTCAGGTGCAGATTCAGTGTGAGGGCCTTCTGATTGTGAAGTCGGAAGCCGTTCACACTGAAGTGTGCCATGAATATTGTGTAGGATGGACTGCACCTCCTTGTGCACTTGATTTTGACTGAAGCGTGCCAAAGAGTGACTTGtgattccaacatattcactgtAAGTTTGCTCGGATGATGAGCTCTGGAGCTGTTGTTTTAGGCCCAGCAAGCATTAATTAGTAAGATTTTTGTAAAATTTCTTGCATTAATTTCGCCACTTCTCCTGTAAAATTTATTGCATTAATTCTATCCCGTTAGGTTGCTTCGGTGTTCCTTATGAATAATGAAATGTGCTTTGTCGTATAGCTTTCATTCTTAACCATTTTAGGAGTGACCACATTTATTGCTGTTGCATATCACAGGTGTGGGAAACTATTTTGCAACCATGCACACATTTTCTACCACACTTACCCTGTCGTGGAGAGACAGAAACTATCCCAGCTAGCATCAGGCAAAAGTCTAATGcttacattatttatttatttatctatttatttatttatttattatgaacATTAGTGGgttaaacgtttttgtttttagaattgTATGGCATACAGGATCAATGCTGTCCCCACCACATCATAACAGCAATGGCAATAGTGTGGCCTTGGACAGCCCCTCCAAAATATTCAATGAAAAAACGCATTTCTAAACTACTAGATAGAAGGTAGCAGCTGTGACATTAAAGCAGCCGTGGGTGGTTATGTAAGATGTTGTAATGTTTGGCTTTTCACCACGCTGTTGTTTACTGTAGAATTCTGGTGTGTGTTCTAAGAAGCAAAAACTGAAACATGTCTGGCTTTTTTGAGAGCAGAAAATAGTTGTAGCTCTGTCAGGGATGTTCAGTGTGCTTGTAAAACATTGGGTGACAAATTGACACTGCCATATTGATGTCAAGTATCCACAGTGCTATTCTGTCTTCTGTAGAAGCTTATTTTTCTTATCATGAAATTGTCAAGAAAACGGGTGATCTTTTTTATAATAAAACCATGAAATGCCACCAAACATGTAGTGCATCTAATTTACAAATAATTCATGCAATTCTGTTTTTCAAAGAGACAGAAATAACCCAGAACTCCAATTTTCTTGAACACTtgccctcactagggtcacagaATGAAAAActatgacaaacaaacatttgcagtTGCACCAAAAGACAATTTATTCTTCAGTCTGTTAACCCAAGAAACATTGTGGGGACAATGTGGGAGCAAAACGGAACCACTAAGAAAACCTACATAAGCACACgaacaacatgcaaattccacaaggGAAGAGCCAGCACTCCAGCTTTAAACTTTAGAACTAAAAGGCAGAGGTTCTTCCTAACATCTACAACACTGGGGAGACATAAATAATCGATATTATATACAACAAGTATTAGGGAAATACTGAAAGCCAGAACATTGATAGATTCATGTGATTTTATCCGTCCATCCACTTTCTACAGCGTTTGGAGCCAATTCCAGATGGCCAGGATGAAGTACACCATGGACCGAtgccagtcaattgcaaggcacatatAAACAATCATTCAAAGGGAAATTGACATC
This sequence is a window from Hippocampus zosterae strain Florida chromosome 14, ASM2543408v3, whole genome shotgun sequence. Protein-coding genes within it:
- the LOC127614920 gene encoding cannabinoid receptor type 1B-like, with amino-acid sequence MKLHGLSGATMSALTTIVPYLGSNDAIYDDGPAKPGFHSEKMHSASISVTNKVIYSTDATIFPTNMSDILLSNDTDGMAAQCGENFVDNLECFMILTPGQQLAIAILALTLGLFTVLENLMVLCVILHSQMLRSRPSYHFIGSLAVADLIGSIIFVYSFLDFHVLHRKDSPEVFLFKLAGVIASFTASVGSLFLTAIDRYISIHRPMAYKRIVTKTKAVAAFSLMWGVSIVFALLPLLGWNCKRLNSVCSNIFPLIDRKYLMFWIGMTSVLLLFIIYAYMFILWKSHHHAVRMLSRTSQRSIVVYTAEGTKVQTARPEQARMDLRLAKTLVLILVALILCWGPLLAIMVYDLLGKVDDFIKTVFAFCSMLCLFNSTVNPIIYAMRSKDLRRAFGNIYRLCRGSEQPLDNSGESDWNSRSVRTKDSGGSGANSRVKVAQVSISGVTDTTSGADSV